In Candidatus Nomurabacteria bacterium, a genomic segment contains:
- the rnc gene encoding ribonuclease III has protein sequence MSEFTALEERLGVHFTKTEYLHQALVHRSYVNEHPSFRLGHNERLEFLGDAVLELAVTEHLYTKYENPEGDLTNWRAALVNAKSLGSIAEELEVHQFIFLSRGEAKDANAKARHSILANAFEAIVGAIYLDQGFEVAKDFIGRTVLPKLPYIIEHKLYLDPKSRLQEASQEKLGVTPAYKVLEEWGPDHNKHFRVAVYFGDEEVATGEGASKQEAQVSAAEAGILARGW, from the coding sequence ATGTCTGAATTCACCGCACTCGAAGAACGTCTCGGCGTTCACTTCACTAAAACTGAATACCTTCATCAAGCACTAGTGCATCGTTCATATGTGAACGAACACCCTAGTTTTCGCTTAGGTCATAACGAACGTCTGGAGTTTCTCGGCGACGCTGTTTTGGAATTAGCTGTCACTGAACATCTCTATACTAAATATGAAAATCCAGAAGGAGATCTGACAAACTGGCGAGCGGCTCTTGTGAACGCAAAAAGTCTGGGCAGTATCGCGGAAGAATTAGAAGTGCATCAGTTTATCTTCTTAAGCCGGGGTGAAGCAAAAGACGCAAATGCCAAAGCACGTCATTCAATTTTAGCAAATGCCTTTGAAGCAATTGTCGGAGCAATTTATCTCGACCAGGGTTTTGAAGTAGCAAAGGATTTTATTGGGCGAACCGTGCTTCCTAAACTCCCCTACATTATCGAGCACAAACTTTATCTCGACCCAAAGAGTCGTTTGCAAGAAGCGAGTCAGGAAAAGCTAGGCGTTACCCCTGCCTACAAAGTACTTGAGGAGTGGGGTCCAGATCACAATAAACACTTCCGCGTAGCAGTCTACTTTGGTGATGAAGAGGTGGCTACCGGCGAGGGTGCATCTAAACAAGAGGCGCAGGTCAGCGCAGCGGAGGCCGGGATACTCGCCCGGGGATGGTAA
- the nusB gene encoding transcription antitermination factor NusB, translating to MSNRHLARTIAMQTLYEWDFTGKSNTELSEMVETNLKEFAPDFSDADFSRSIVHGIEKNQKDIDALIVKYAPEWPLDQITIVDRNILRIGIYELKFAPDIPPKVAINEAIELAKSFGGESSGRFVNGVLGAIFKDMDVQETAPSTKTETPPQASS from the coding sequence ATGTCGAATCGCCACCTTGCCAGAACGATTGCAATGCAAACACTCTACGAGTGGGATTTTACCGGCAAATCAAACACGGAACTCTCTGAGATGGTCGAAACGAATCTGAAGGAGTTTGCTCCTGACTTTAGCGACGCTGATTTTTCACGCAGCATCGTGCATGGCATTGAGAAGAATCAAAAAGATATTGATGCCTTGATCGTGAAATATGCACCTGAGTGGCCGCTCGATCAAATCACTATTGTTGATCGCAACATTCTTCGCATTGGCATCTATGAGCTGAAGTTTGCTCCTGACATTCCTCCAAAGGTGGCGATTAATGAAGCAATTGAATTAGCCAAGAGCTTTGGTGGAGAATCATCTGGCCGCTTCGTAAACGGGGTGCTTGGAGCGATCTTTAAAGATATGGATGTACAAGAAACCGCCCCGAGCACAAAAACAGAAACTCCTCCTCAAGCAAGTTCATAA
- the rpmF gene encoding 50S ribosomal protein L32, with translation MGLPAQRRSKGSRLRRASHFALQGRSLTTCPRCQSAIMPHRACTNCGYYRGRDVLKMETKLDKRAKKRQKQEPAEASKE, from the coding sequence ATGGGACTTCCCGCACAACGAAGATCAAAGGGGTCACGCTTGCGCCGCGCGTCACACTTTGCGCTGCAGGGTCGGTCATTAACGACCTGCCCGCGCTGTCAGTCGGCTATTATGCCCCATCGGGCCTGTACGAATTGCGGATATTACCGCGGTCGGGACGTGCTCAAGATGGAAACAAAGCTCGATAAGCGAGCGAAAAAGCGACAGAAACAAGAGCCGGCCGAAGCAAGTAAAGAATAA